One genomic window of Streptomyces sp. WP-1 includes the following:
- a CDS encoding MarR family winged helix-turn-helix transcriptional regulator has product MDAVRMDAVRASDTRTDEAPSAGSAGSVGSLGSVGAAYPATAIATATSIADAVSVEAVLAEGVSAEAAASGLGAEMVRLMRLFAAWTQRAGFECGAADRVLLARLVTCGRRRATDLAADVFLDLSTVSRQVRSLVDRGLVERHPDPEDRRGSLLSATEAGRAAYQSAVRRREAELARLLEPWPAADRTLLTRLLKRLNDDLVDSTYTSLGTGQHPVGEARQGDLHA; this is encoded by the coding sequence ATGGACGCCGTACGGATGGACGCCGTACGGGCCAGCGACACGCGCACGGACGAGGCGCCGTCCGCCGGGTCCGCCGGGTCCGTCGGGTCCCTCGGGTCCGTCGGGGCGGCGTACCCCGCGACAGCGATCGCGACGGCGACCTCGATCGCGGACGCCGTGAGCGTCGAGGCCGTGCTCGCGGAGGGCGTGAGCGCCGAGGCCGCCGCGTCGGGTCTGGGCGCCGAGATGGTCCGCCTCATGCGGCTCTTCGCCGCCTGGACCCAGCGCGCCGGATTCGAGTGCGGGGCCGCCGACCGCGTGCTGCTCGCCCGGCTGGTGACCTGCGGCCGGCGCCGCGCGACCGACCTGGCCGCGGACGTCTTCCTCGACCTGTCGACGGTCAGCCGGCAGGTGCGCTCACTGGTGGACCGGGGGCTGGTGGAACGCCACCCGGACCCGGAGGACCGGCGCGGCTCGCTGCTCAGCGCGACCGAGGCCGGACGCGCCGCGTACCAGAGCGCCGTACGCCGCCGCGAGGCGGAGCTGGCCCGGCTCCTCGAACCGTGGCCGGCCGCGGACCGCACCCTTCTCACCCGTCTGCTGAAGCGCCTCAACGACGACCTGGTGGACAGCACGTACACGAGCCTCGGAACCGGGCAGCACCCGGTGGGCGAGGCGAGGCAAGGAGATCTGCACGCATGA